From Flavobacteriales bacterium, a single genomic window includes:
- a CDS encoding CoA transferase — protein sequence MTSAPLKGIRVVELASVLAGPAVGMFLAELGAEVLKVENRNSGGDM from the coding sequence ATGACCTCAGCCCCACTCAAGGGTATCCGGGTAGTGGAGCTGGCCAGTGTACTTGCCGGTCCAGCTGTTGGGATGTTCTTGGCAGAACTCGGTGCCGAAGTCCTGAAAGTGGAGAATAGGAACAGTGGAGGGGACATG